AGGGCATCGTCGCGGAAGACGCGCAGACGGGGACGCGCACCGTGCTCGTCGACGGCCGCCGCCTGGTCCCCCAGGGGCAGACGAAGGCGATCGAGATCGAGGACTACGCCTGGAGCGCCGACGAGCGGAAGCTGCTCATCTTCACCAACAGCCAGCCGGTCTGGCGGCAGAACACCAAGGGGCAGTTCTACGTCTACGACCTGGCCACCCAGCGGCTCACGCCCGTCTCCACCACCGTCGGCTGGCAGCAGTTCGCCAAGCTGTCGCCCGACGGCAGCAAGGTCGGCTTCGTGCGCGACAACGACCTGTGGGTGACCGATCTCGCGACGGGCCGCGAGACGCGGCTGACGCACGACGGCAGCGAGACCATCATCAACGGCACCTTCGACTGGGTCTACGAGGAGGAGCTGGACCTGCGCGACGGGTGGCGCTGGAGCCCCGACGGGCAGCGCATCGCCTTCTGGCGCATCGACGACGGCCCGGTCAAGGCGTTCTACTGGATGCGCGACACGGGCGACCCGTACGCGCAGCCCATCTCCCTGCGCTACCCCAAGGCCGGCGCGCCGAACCCCACGGCCAAGCTCGGCGTCGTCGCGGTCACCGGCGGGCCGGTGACGTGGCTGGAGACGGGGACGGACCCGAGCGTCTACCTGGCCCGGATGGAGTGGGCCGAGTCGCCGACGGAGATCCTCGTGCAGCGCCTGAACCGCCACCAGAACCGGCTCGACGTGATGCTGGCGGACGCGCGCACGGGAACGACACGCACGCTCTTCACCGAGGCCGACAGCGCGTGGGTGGACGTGGACGACGACCTGTCGTTCATCCGCCGAGGGCAGCAGTTCCTGTGGAGCAGCGAGCGCGACGGCTACAACCACCTCTACCTCTACAACCGCGACGGCACGGTGGCCCGCCAGCTCACCAGGGGGGCGTGGGACGTGACCCAGGTGTTCGGGGTGGACGAGAAGAACGGGTGGGTCTACTTCTCCGCCACCGAGCAGGGGCCGCAGCAGCGCCACCTCTACCGCGTGCGGCTGGACGGCACCGGCTTCGCGCGGCTGACGCGCGAGCCGGGGACGCACTCGGTGCAGCTGTCGCCCGAGACGCCGTACTACCTGGACACCTGGTCGCGCGCGGGGTCGCCGCCCACCATCACGCTGCACCGCACCGACGGCAGCGTGGTGCGCTCGCTGGTCGACAACGCGGCGGTGCGGCAGCGCCTCGCCGGGCTGGCGGTCGCGCAGCCGGAGAGCTTCACCTTCCGCACCAGCGACGGGGTGGAGCTGAACGGGTGGATGATCAAGCCGGCCAACTTCGACGCGAGCAAGAAGTACCCGGTGCTGATGTACGTCTACGGCGGCCCCGGCTCGCAGACGGTGACCGACAGCTGGGGCGGGAGCCGGTACCTGTGGCACCAGATGCTCGCGCAGCGCGGCTACATCGTGGTCTCGGTGGACAACCGGGGGACGGGCGGGCGCGGGCGCGACTTCAAGAAGCAGACGTACCTGAACCTCGGCACGCGCGAGGCGGCCGACCAGATCGAGGCGGCGCGCTGGCTGGCAACCCAGCCGTACGTGGACGCCAGCCGGCTGGGGATCTGGGGATGGAGCTACGGCGGCTACATGACCGCGTTCACGCTGGAGCAGCCGAACGCGCCGTTCAAGGCCGGCATCTCCGTGGCTCCCGTGGCGGACTGGGGATTGTACGACAGCATCTACACCGAGCGCTTCATGCGCACGCCGCAGGAGAACCCGCAGGGCTACGCGCGCAGCTCGGCCATCCGCAACGCCGCGGGGCTGCGGGCCAAGCTGCTGCTGGTGCACGGCAGCGGCGACGACAACGTGCACTTCCAGAACAGCGTGCAGTTGGTGGACGCGCTGCAGGCCGCGGGGAAGCAGTTCAACTTCATGATGTACCCGGACCGCAACCACGCCATCGCCGGCGGCCGCTCGGTGCATCTCTACACGATGATGACGAACTGGATCACGCAGAATCTTTGAAGTGCTGAGTGCGTGAGTGCGTGAGTGCGGAGTGCGTGAGTGCGCCGGGGTCGATCGATCCCGGCGCACTTCGCGTTTGATCCACATCCAGCGAGAAGCCGCCGCGCGAGGGCCCTCATCCGAAAAAGAGCGACGAAAACTGCCTCGTCGCTCTTTTTCGACCTCTCCCAAAACCGACTGGGAGAGGTGACTGCAAAAGCCCAATCTGTCATTCCGAGCGGCGCCGCTGCACCGAAACTGCGACCACACCGATGTCGGGCGGCGCCCGAGGAATCTGTGACCCGCGTCCGCACAAAGAGCCGGGCAATGTGACGGCACGGGATTGGCCGGGGTGGCGGACCCGTTCCCATCGAGGGTTCACCCATGCAGGAGGATCATGGAGATGAAGAAGATGCGGCTGGACGTCGACGAGATCGCGGTCGAGTCGTTCCCGACGGAGCGCGTGGAGGATGACGGCGGGACGGTGCGCGCGTACGTGGGCACGCTCGCGCCGCCGTCGTGCCCCGTGCAGACCTGCCACACGTACGACGATACCGTCTGCGGGCTGACACAGGCCTGCGAGTAGCGGATCGCTGTGGAGACGGGGATGCGGGCGGTCGCGCCGCATCCCCGTTGCGGTTCGGCAACGGCGGCGGCATGGATGGTGTCGAACGCGTATCCCCTTCCCTCCACCTCCCTCCCTCGAGGCGAGCCGCCATGCATCGCATCGCCCGTATCTCCATCCCCATTCTCACCCTCTGTCTCGCATCGCCCATTCTCGCGCAGCAGGGGCCGGACACGACGTGGGTGCCGTACGTCGCGCGGCCGGCGTACCCGGCGGACGGCGGCCCGCGCGTGGGGATCGACGAGGCGCACCTGAACTTCCACACGGTCGAGGGGAACTACCGCCCGTTCGCGGAGCTGCTCCGGCGCGACGGATACCGCGTGGGCGCCAGCGCGCTCCCCTTCTCCCGCGCGGGGCTGGCGCTGTTCGACGTGCTGGTGATCGCCAACGCACGCGGGGGACAGGACGCGGAGACCGTTTCCAACTCCGCCTTCACCGCGGAGGAGCGGGCGGCGCTGCGCGAATGGGTGCGCGGCGGCGGCTCGCTGCTGCTGATCGCCGACCACGCGCCGTTCGGCGCCGCCGCCGAGGCGCTGGCGATGGAGTTCGGGGTGGGGATGAGCAAGGGCTTCACCTTCGACACCGTCGCGGGACGCAACGCGGGCAACCCGACCTTCCTCCGCTTCACGCGCGAGAACGGGCTCCTCGGGCGCCACCCGATCCTGGAGGGGCGCGGCGCGGCCGAGCGCGTCTCCGTCGTGCAGAGCTTCACCGGGCAGTCGCTCTCGGTCCCCGGGGGCTCGGGGGTGCTGCTGCAGCTGTCGCCCACGGCGCAGGACCGCGAGCCGCCCACGCCCGAGGAGATGCGCGCGCAGGCCGCCCGCCGCCAGCAGATCGCCGACAGCATCGCGGCCGCGATCCGGGCCGGCGGCGCCCGCGACTCCGCCGTGGCCGTGGCGGCGCAGCTGCAGGCCCAGGGCGAGCAGCGTTTCGTATCCGCCGCCGGGCGCGCGCAGGGAGTGGCGATGGCGTTCGGAGCGGGCCGCGTGGTCATCCTCGGCGAGGCGGCCATGCTCAGCGCGCAGAAGGTGGAGATCCCCGGCCGCCCAACCATCCGCATGGGGATGAACGTCCCCGGCCACGACGACCAGCAGTTCGCCCTGAACGTGCTGCACTGGCTGTCGCGGCTGAACTGATCCATCTTCAAAAGAAGTCTCACGCAGAGTCAGCAGAGTGAGCAGTTGAACTGCAGTGTCACTGCTGACTCTGCTAACCCTGCGTGAGGCCATTCTTTTCGTGAAAACGGCGGCGGGAGCCAATGGGCCCCCGCCGCCGTTGTCCATCGCCGTCAGGCCGAGCGGATCAGCTGGTCGGACGGTTCTCGTCGTCGATGCCGTCCTCGGCCGTCTTGATCGAGCCGCCGGTCTTGCCGGTGCGCGCCGGGATGGTGATGGTGATCTGGCCGACGTTGTCGGTGTAGCTCGACTCGCTGAAGTTGTGGCACAGCCCCGCCGCCGAGTCGAACACCGGGCACGGCTGGCCCGCCACCGGCGCGAAGCCCGGGTTCACCGTGATGCGCAGGACGTACTGGCCCGGCGGCACCGGCTCGGCCGGGTCGTCCAGCACGAAGTACTGCCCCGCCAGCGCCTTCACGTAGGTGTCCGCGTACCCCACGCTGATCCCCTGGAAGCCCGCCAGCTCCGGCGTGCCGCAGTTGCGGTACACCCACGGCGTCACGCTGAAGTCGCTGTTGAACGGCGTCGTGTCGATCATGCAGAAGCCGCGCTTGCGCGCCTTCACCGGCGTGCCCAGCGAGCCGTTGGACAGGATGGGGAACAGCTCGTACTTGGCGTAGTTGCGGAAGTGGAAGTGGTGGTGGCAGCTGGCGAACTCGAACAGCCCGTCGCTGTCGGAGTAGTTGCCGTCGCCGTTGGGGTCGATGTGCACCCGCGGGTCGCCGATGAACACGTCGGCGTCGCCCACGTTGGGCGTGGTGACGGTGAAGCGCAGCAGGTAATGGTCGCCCGGGGGCACGTCGCCCTCGATCACCGAGCAGAGATTGCCGGCCAGGAACTCGTGCGTGACCACCCACGAGCTGGCCAGCTTGGCGGCGTCGACCACCAGGTTGGGCGTTCCGTCCAGGTCCTGCGCGCGGCCGGCGCGCGGCGCCGAGGGCGCCGGTGCCGTCAGCTCCGACCTCGCGCCCTCGCACGCGGCCAGCGCCGCGGCGGCGAGAACGACCGCAAGTGCCTTCCTTCCGTTCATACATCCTCCAGGGTGGAGAGGGGACGGTGGCAGCCGCAGCGGACCCTGGGTGGGCGGGGTTGCGCCCCGGCAGGCGGCCGCCGGTCCCTCGGCGGCCGCCCATGAGGATTCGGCTCAGTGGTTCCCGTGAGCCTCGGGGTGATGGTACGCGTCCAGCTCCTCGCCGTTGTAGGTCCCCTGCCCGGGCCCGTAGCCCGTGCGGCCCACCCGGTCGGGGATCTCGATCTGGACCATGCCGACGTTGTTCGCGTAGTTGGACTCCTTGAACATGTGGCAAAGGCCCTGCGAGTCCTGCACCGGGCACACCTCGCCGTTCTGCGGCGTGAAGGGCGGGTTGGCGGTGATGCGGATGACGTACTTGCCCGGCGGCACCGGCTCGTTGGGGTCGGTCAGCAGGAAGAGCTGCCCGGGGAGCTGCTTCACATACTCGTCGCCGAAGCCGGTGCTGATCCCCTGGTTGCCGTGCAGCGTCAGGTTGCCGCAGTTCATGTAGTAGCGGGCCTTCGGCGGCGAGTTGTCGCTGACGTTGGGCGTGGTGTCGAGCATGCAGAAGCCCCGCTTGCGGGCCTGCACCGGGGTGCCCAGCGAGCCGTCGGCGTTGATGCGCAGGATCTCGTACTTGGCGTAGTTGCGGAAGTGGAAGTGCGCGTGGCAGCTGGCGAACTCGAACAGCCCGTCCTGGTCGGAGAAGTTGCCGTCGCCGTTGGGGTCCATGTGCGCCAGCGGGTCGCCCACGTACAGGTCGGCGTCGCCGATGTTGTTGATCAGCACCGAGAAGCGCAGCGACTTGTGCACGCCCGGAGGAATGTTCCCCTCCTCCACGCTGCACTGCGCCGAGGTGAACGTCTCCTCCAGCACGATCCACGAGCTGCTGAGCACCTTGGTGTCCACCACCAGGTCGGGCGTGCCGACTAGGTCCTGCTGGGCCGCGGCGCGCGGAGCCGTGGCGGCGACGGGAGCCGTGGGCTGGTTGCCCGCGCGCTCGCACGCCGCGAACACGATTCCCGCAGCCGCGGCCGCGAATCCGATCTTTCCTACCGTCTTCAACCGCATGAATCCTCCGTGGGTGGGCTGGGATGGGGTGGGCACCCCCTGAATGCGCCGCCGGAGCGTTCCGAGGCGCCGATACACTTTGGTGCAGCTGAATCGGAATGGTGCGGCCGCCGGCCGCGAATCCGGGGGAAGTTCGTCGCTAAACGGAAAGGGGTGCGCCCGCGCCGGAAACATCCGGCTGAGGGCGTCCGGGGCTAGGTACGGCGGTCTCAGAAGCGCGTAAGTCCGCGCCCCATCGTGCACTTCTCCCGCCGGGGCGCTGCGGAAGCGCGTGCACAACAGGTGTTTCCGCGGGACCCGTCCCGAAGGTGCGGGCCGAAGATGCCATCGCTTTGCACCGCTGAGGACGCGAAGGATAGTACAACTCCCGTGCCGCGCGCAAGTCCTCTGGGATGGCGCTTAGGGTGCGGGTGACGGAAAGTCCTAAGTCCTGAGTCCTAAGTGCCCAGTGCCCAGTGCCCAGTGCCCAGTGCACTCAGCACTCAGAGACGAGGCCATGCGCGGGCGCGTCACCGCGTGTCGCCATCCGAGAGGCAGAAGGCGCCGATCCATTGGCGGCGCCTTCGTCCGTTCCTATATTCGTTCCGGTCTCACAGCACCCACCGTGGACGGCCGCTCGCGGCCACCTTCCGCCCTTCAGGACCCTCCCGGAGGCCGACCGTGCCCCGTGCCCGCTCCGCCGCGCTCCTCGCGGCCGCGTTGCTCGTTCCCGCCATCCTGGCCGCGCGCCCGCGCCCCGCGCCCTCGCTCGCGGGAACGATCGAGGGACGCGTGACCCTGTCTCCCATGGCGCAGCGCCGGGTCGCGAACCGCTACCCCGGCGAGGGCGGCGGCGCGGCGCACCAGGTGGGCGCCGTCCCGGCGGTGGCCTATCTCGTCGGCCGCGTACCCGGCGGCGGGGGGGCGCGGGGCGAGCGGCCGCGGCTGACGCAGCAGGACACCTCGTTCCGCCCGCCGGTGCTGGTCGTCCCCGTCGGCACCTCGATCGAGTTCCCCAACCGCGACCCCTTCTTCCACAACGTCTTCTCGTACTCGTCGACCAAGCGCTTCGACCTGGGCCGCTATCCGCGCGGCGAGTCGCGCACGGTGACGTTCGACCGTCCCGGCGTGGTGAAGGTGTACTGCGAGATCCACCAGTGGATGCGCTCGGCGGTGATCGTGGTGGAGAACCCGTACCACGCGCAGGTGGCAGCCGACGGGCGCTTCACCATCGACGGGGTGCCGCCGGGGCGCTACCGCCTGGCCGTGTGGGACTTCGACCGCGGCCAGCGCGTCGTCGACGTCACGATTCCCGCGTCGGGCGCCGCGCGGGTGAACGTGAATCTCTGAACAGAAAGTCCTGAGTCCTAAGTCCTGAGTCCTGAGAAACGGCGAGTCGCCGCGATCGTGGCCCAACCGCACCAACCACTTAGGACTTAGGACTCAGGACTCAGGACTTATCGCCCCACACTCTTCCCCGCACCGAAATCCATCCCGTGTCCCGCCCCTCCGCCCTCGACCGCATCCGCCACTCCTTCGCCGCCAAGCTGCTGCTGGCGCTCGCGGGGTCGGTGGGCGTGCTGCTGCTGGTGACCGTGATCAGCGTGCGCGTGCAGACGCGGCGGCAGGTGCGGGTGGCGGTGGAGCGCGCGCTCACCCAGTCGCGCAGCGTGTTCGCGCAGCAGGAGGGCGAGCTGCGGCAGAACCTCGAGGGCACCGCCGGGCGCTGGGTGGGCGGCAACCGCCTGGGCGCCGCGCTCGACGACGCGCTGCAGTCCGGCTCCACCGACATCCTGTCGCAGACCGCCAGCTACGAGTTCCAGCTGGCCGCCTCGCGCGACACCGTGCTGGCCGGCTTCACCGACGCGGGCGGGCGGCCCGTGGCCTCGGTGATGAACGACCGGATGCTGGCCGAGCCCGCCGCCGCCATCCCCCTCCCCCTCGTTTCCTGGCTCCTCCCCTCCGACAGCGCCGGCGCCTTCGGCTACCACCTGGTCAACGGCCGCCTCTTCGCCGTCTACGTCACCCGCCTCCCCCTCTTCGACAACCTGGTGGGGACGCTGACGCTGGGGACGATGGTGACGGATTCCGTCGCGCGCGACGCGGGGCTGGCGCTGGGGGCCGAGGTCTGCTTCGTCGCGGGCGGCCGCTGCGTCGCCTCGTCGCGCGGGGTGCGGGGGGAGATGACGCAGCGGATGGTGGCGATGGCGGGGGTGCGCCAGCCGCGGCGCGTGAGCTGGCACGGGCGCCGCTGGGTGCTGACGGCGGATCCCGTCTCCACCGGCTCGGGGATGCAGGCGGCGTGGCGGGTGACGGCGTTCCCGCTCGACGGCGTGCTGGGCCCCTTCGAGAGCATCCAGCGCGCGGAGGTGCTGGCCGGCCTCGCGTCCATCGCGCTCGCGATCCTCGTGGGCCTGGTCCTCTCGCGCCAGTTCGCCCGGCCGGTGCGCGCGCTGGTGGCGGCCACGGAGCGGGTGTCGGCGGGGGACTACGACGTGCGCGTGCGGGCCGAGACGCGCGACGAGCTGGGCACGCTGGCCGAGGCGTTCAACGAGATGACGCACGGGCTGATGCTCAAGGAGCGCTACCGCGGCGTGCTCGACAAGGTCGTCTCGCGCGAGATCGCCGACGAGCTGCTGAAGGGCGACATCACCCTGGGCGGCGAGACGCGCTTCGTGGTCACCCTCTTCGCCGACGTGCGCGGGTTCACCGCGATGACGGAGGGGATGGAGCCGCAGCGCGTGATCGGCCTGCTGAACGAGGTGATGGAGCGCGCCGCCGGCGCCGTGGAGGCCGAGGGCGGCGTGGTGGACAAGTTCGTGGGCGACGAGGTGATGGCGGTGTTCGGCGCCCCCGTCTCGTACGGCGACGACGCCGACCGCGCCGTCCGCGCCGCGCTCCGCATCGCCGGGGCGATGGAGGCGCTGAACGCCGAGCGCGCCGCCCGCGGCGAGCCCGTGGCGGGGATGGGGATCGGGCTCAACTGCGGCCCCGCCGTCGCGGGGAACATGGGCTCGACGGGGCGGCTCAACTACACCGTGCTGGGCGAGTCCGTCAACATCGCCAGCCGCCTGTGCGACCAGGCGCGCCCGGGCGAGATCCTCGTGGTCGAGCCCTTCCTGCGCGAGCTGAAGACGCCGGTGGACGCGGTGCCGCTGGGCCCGCGCTCCTT
The Longimicrobium sp. genome window above contains:
- a CDS encoding lysyl oxidase family protein; protein product: MNGRKALAVVLAAAALAACEGARSELTAPAPSAPRAGRAQDLDGTPNLVVDAAKLASSWVVTHEFLAGNLCSVIEGDVPPGDHYLLRFTVTTPNVGDADVFIGDPRVHIDPNGDGNYSDSDGLFEFASCHHHFHFRNYAKYELFPILSNGSLGTPVKARKRGFCMIDTTPFNSDFSVTPWVYRNCGTPELAGFQGISVGYADTYVKALAGQYFVLDDPAEPVPPGQYVLRITVNPGFAPVAGQPCPVFDSAAGLCHNFSESSYTDNVGQITITIPARTGKTGGSIKTAEDGIDDENRPTS
- a CDS encoding adenylate/guanylate cyclase domain-containing protein, which produces MSRPSALDRIRHSFAAKLLLALAGSVGVLLLVTVISVRVQTRRQVRVAVERALTQSRSVFAQQEGELRQNLEGTAGRWVGGNRLGAALDDALQSGSTDILSQTASYEFQLAASRDTVLAGFTDAGGRPVASVMNDRMLAEPAAAIPLPLVSWLLPSDSAGAFGYHLVNGRLFAVYVTRLPLFDNLVGTLTLGTMVTDSVARDAGLALGAEVCFVAGGRCVASSRGVRGEMTQRMVAMAGVRQPRRVSWHGRRWVLTADPVSTGSGMQAAWRVTAFPLDGVLGPFESIQRAEVLAGLASIALAILVGLVLSRQFARPVRALVAATERVSAGDYDVRVRAETRDELGTLAEAFNEMTHGLMLKERYRGVLDKVVSREIADELLKGDITLGGETRFVVTLFADVRGFTAMTEGMEPQRVIGLLNEVMERAAGAVEAEGGVVDKFVGDEVMAVFGAPVSYGDDADRAVRAALRIAGAMEALNAERAARGEPVAGMGIGLNCGPAVAGNMGSTGRLNYTVLGESVNIASRLCDQARPGEILVVEPFLRELKTPVDAVPLGPRSFKGISVPLEVYSIRGIKGDGDAPGDSTPGASLPSAATTIATALLALAAMAGPLHAQDLPTLQELGIGWTSPGGFLQVTPSGRLEIEGYAPGDNPAWLISTTRPFVAPRASLLVDVFAGARVLGSVELRADRGEAPADRPLQVRVEQAYLRVTPLSGANLSAQAGKFVSPFGNWPQRHASPAQEAFIRPPLPYDYRTMICPWFLPAGSAGFVTWKDAPELFRAMGAPVVWNAPYQVGAMVSGGWKALGFRAAVMNSAPSSEPSEWNTLGAGEHGPSYVAHASVQVIPELRIGASYDRGSYLQDELGGAPLPPGEPISHYFQEIWGFEASFARGPVEARGELLLDTWDVPNVTDYPRDVSFYAETKVKLTPGLFAAARYSGIRFDRISDGAGGEERWDYPVDRLQLAAGYRLGRTTEVRAEYMLNSTDAPPAGNDDLFAVRWSWQF
- a CDS encoding plastocyanin/azurin family copper-binding protein; translation: MPRARSAALLAAALLVPAILAARPRPAPSLAGTIEGRVTLSPMAQRRVANRYPGEGGGAAHQVGAVPAVAYLVGRVPGGGGARGERPRLTQQDTSFRPPVLVVPVGTSIEFPNRDPFFHNVFSYSSTKRFDLGRYPRGESRTVTFDRPGVVKVYCEIHQWMRSAVIVVENPYHAQVAADGRFTIDGVPPGRYRLAVWDFDRGQRVVDVTIPASGAARVNVNL
- a CDS encoding DUF4350 domain-containing protein, which gives rise to MHRIARISIPILTLCLASPILAQQGPDTTWVPYVARPAYPADGGPRVGIDEAHLNFHTVEGNYRPFAELLRRDGYRVGASALPFSRAGLALFDVLVIANARGGQDAETVSNSAFTAEERAALREWVRGGGSLLLIADHAPFGAAAEALAMEFGVGMSKGFTFDTVAGRNAGNPTFLRFTRENGLLGRHPILEGRGAAERVSVVQSFTGQSLSVPGGSGVLLQLSPTAQDREPPTPEEMRAQAARRQQIADSIAAAIRAGGARDSAVAVAAQLQAQGEQRFVSAAGRAQGVAMAFGAGRVVILGEAAMLSAQKVEIPGRPTIRMGMNVPGHDDQQFALNVLHWLSRLN
- a CDS encoding S9 family peptidase, giving the protein MARPAAAGFVAALALLAGAPARAQMDQLTVERIFSSPDFRLQSLPESRWMNGGQRYSFIADEGIVAEDAQTGTRTVLVDGRRLVPQGQTKAIEIEDYAWSADERKLLIFTNSQPVWRQNTKGQFYVYDLATQRLTPVSTTVGWQQFAKLSPDGSKVGFVRDNDLWVTDLATGRETRLTHDGSETIINGTFDWVYEEELDLRDGWRWSPDGQRIAFWRIDDGPVKAFYWMRDTGDPYAQPISLRYPKAGAPNPTAKLGVVAVTGGPVTWLETGTDPSVYLARMEWAESPTEILVQRLNRHQNRLDVMLADARTGTTRTLFTEADSAWVDVDDDLSFIRRGQQFLWSSERDGYNHLYLYNRDGTVARQLTRGAWDVTQVFGVDEKNGWVYFSATEQGPQQRHLYRVRLDGTGFARLTREPGTHSVQLSPETPYYLDTWSRAGSPPTITLHRTDGSVVRSLVDNAAVRQRLAGLAVAQPESFTFRTSDGVELNGWMIKPANFDASKKYPVLMYVYGGPGSQTVTDSWGGSRYLWHQMLAQRGYIVVSVDNRGTGGRGRDFKKQTYLNLGTREAADQIEAARWLATQPYVDASRLGIWGWSYGGYMTAFTLEQPNAPFKAGISVAPVADWGLYDSIYTERFMRTPQENPQGYARSSAIRNAAGLRAKLLLVHGSGDDNVHFQNSVQLVDALQAAGKQFNFMMYPDRNHAIAGGRSVHLYTMMTNWITQNL
- a CDS encoding lysyl oxidase family protein yields the protein MRLKTVGKIGFAAAAAGIVFAACERAGNQPTAPVAATAPRAAAQQDLVGTPDLVVDTKVLSSSWIVLEETFTSAQCSVEEGNIPPGVHKSLRFSVLINNIGDADLYVGDPLAHMDPNGDGNFSDQDGLFEFASCHAHFHFRNYAKYEILRINADGSLGTPVQARKRGFCMLDTTPNVSDNSPPKARYYMNCGNLTLHGNQGISTGFGDEYVKQLPGQLFLLTDPNEPVPPGKYVIRITANPPFTPQNGEVCPVQDSQGLCHMFKESNYANNVGMVQIEIPDRVGRTGYGPGQGTYNGEELDAYHHPEAHGNH